CCGCCTTCGCGGCACCCGCCCCCGAGGTGCCCACCATCAGCACGGCCCCCGTGACGAGTCGCGCGACGGTGCGCACCTTCTCCGCGTGGGGCTTGTGGCGGAATTCTTCCCAGAGCCGCGGCGAGTTCTCATAGAGCTGGCGCACCGCGCCTGGGAGTTGCGCCAGCCCCTCGAGCGTCTCGCCGGTGTAGAAAACGAGTCGATAGAGGCCTTCGACCATATCGACTACCGCCAGCACGGCGCCCTCGGCCACCGCGAGCCCTGCGTTGTCGTCCGGCTCGTAGAGGCCCGCTGGACGAGCTCCGTGCGGCACCTCGAGCGTTTCATCCACCGGGAAGAGGCGCCCACCGGCGATCGCATAGAACGGGCCCACCTCGAATCGGCCGGCTCGCAGCGTTCCGTCCTCGGCCAGCACCACGGGCCCGGCCTTCTGCACAGCAAGCCCCGAGGTAGCCTCCACCAGGTAGCCGTCCGGGCGTAGCACCAACAGTTGGGAGAAGCGGCGCATCCGTGCGTGCAGCTCGTCGCGTGACACCGGCGCTCCACCCATGGCCACCCCCAGCAGCAGGTGCGCCGCCATGCGCCTCAAGCCGAAGTTCCCCAACGTCACCGGCGTGGACAGCAGATGGGGCACCAGCTCCAGCGCCTGTTGCGGAGACAGCGTGCGCCCGTCCCTGGGCACCGCGGTGGTAGGAACCCCGGCCTGTACGAGGAAGCCCTGGAAGTAGTCGAGGGTGATGGGGATCTCGTAGGGCCGACCATCTCCCACCCCATCCGGCCATCCAAGGCCTGTCCCCTCCCTGTCCTCCGCAGCGGCACTCCCTCGCCTGTCCAGCGCGCCACCGACCACCTGCACGTCGGTGCCAGAAGAAGCCGGCTCCTCTCCGGATGCGTCGGCCATCGCACTGGCTGCCGCACCGGTCTTCGCCCCGCGCTCCGTTGCTTCCGCGCTCTCCAGGTGCGTCAGTCGCCGGTGGCGGAAACTGCTCCCCGTGATTCGGCCGTCCATGGGGTAGCCCGTGGCGCACGCGGCTTGCAGGACGAGAACGAGGACCGCCAGAGTGCCAGGCCCCCACCGTGGTCGACCCCACGAGCGCGTCCTCTGCACCTCGAGCTGCGTACCGCCGCCATCCCTCGTCCCAGGACTTCGATACTCATTGGGCATGACTGTGGCCTTTTCCCCAAAGGGCGAAGTGCCGTTGGGTGGATGAACACTCCGTCGCGCGGCGCATGGTGCCGCCGCTCGTTCGACCCTACTCCTTGGCTTTCGGGCAACCGAAGCACGGAGAGGGCACATGGCGGATGCATTCGACGTAGTGGTCATCGGCGGAGGCCCGGCCGGGGAGAACGCCGCGGGGCGGACCGCCGCGGGAGGACTCTCGACGGCCCTGGTGGAGACGGAGCGGCTCGGCGGCGAGTGCTCCTTCTGGGCCTGCATTCCCAGCAAGGCGCTGCTGCGGCCTCCGGAGGTGCACTGGATGGCGCGGCACTCGCCCGGCGTCCGCGAGTCGGTGAAGGGGCCGCTCGATGCGGCGAAGGTGCTCGCGCGCCGGGACGAGATGGTCCACGGCTACGACGACAGCTCGCAGGAGAAATGGGCGCGAGGCGCGAAGCTGGAGGTGGTGCGAGGTCACGGCCGGCTCGCGGGTCCGCGCAAGGTGGCGGTGACGCTGCGAGACGGGAGCACGCGCGAGCTGACGGCACGCCGGGCGGTGGTGCTGGCCACGGGCAGCCGGGCACGGATACCGGACATCCCCGGGCTGCGCGAGGCCCACCCGTGGACGAACCGCGAGGGCACCGGAGCGAAATCCGTTCCACGGCGGCTGGTGGTGCTGGGAGGCGGCGTGGTGGCGGCGGAGCTGGCACAGGCGTGGCGCGGGCTGGGCGCCGAGGAGGTGACGCTGGTGCAGAGAGGCCCCACCCTCCTGAATCGCCTGGAGCCCTTCGCCCGCGAGCTGGTGGAGAAGTCCCTGCGCGAGAGCGGCGTGACGGTGCGCACGAAGGCCCAGGCCACGCGCGTCCACCGCGCGGGTGGCAAGGGCGAGGTGACGGTGACACTCGACACGGGGGAAACACTGCGCGCGGACGAGCTGCTGGTGGCGCTGGGCCGGGAGGTGGCCACGCGGGACGTGGGGCTGGAGACGGTGGGGCTGACACCGGGCAAGCCGGTGGAGGTGGACGAGCAGCTGCGCGCCAGGGGGGTGGAGGGCGGCTGGCTGTACGCGTGCGGAGACGTGAACGGGCGCAACCTCCTCACGCACATGGGCAAGTACCAGGCCCGGCTGCTGGGGGACCACATCCTGGGCAAGCAGGTGGAGGCCTGGGCGGACCAGCGGGCCACGCCGCAGATCATCTTCACGCACCCGCAGGTGGCCGCGGTGGGGCTCACCGAGGACGAGGCCCGCGAGCGAGGCCTGCCCGTGCGCGCGGTGCAGGTGGGCCTGGACTCGGTGGCGGGCACGTCGCTGCTGGGCGACGGCTACGAGGGCGCGGTGAAGCTGGTGGTGGACGAGAAGCGGCGCGTCCTCCTCGGAGCCACCTTCGTGGGCCCCGAGGTGGGGGAGTTGCTGCACTCGGCCACCATCGCGGTAGCGGGCGAGGTGCCGCTCGACACCCTCTGGCACGCGGTGCCGGCGTTCCCCTCGGTGAGCGAGGTGTGGCTCCGGCTGCTGGAGGCCTACGGCTTGTGAGCGGCCGACGCCTTCGCGAGCGTGTCGAAGGCGGAGATGACCTCGGGAGGGGCCTGCACCAGTTCGATGAGCACGCCCTCTCCCCCGATGGGGAACTGATCGTTGCCCTTGGGGTGGATGAACGTCACGTCGAAGCCGGCGGCGCCCTTGCGGATGCCGCCGGGAGCGAAGCGCACGCCCTGCCCCTCGAGCCAGCCCACCGCGGCGCGCAGGTCATCCACCCAGAGGCCCAGGTGGTTGAGCGCGGGGTCGTGCACGCGCGGCTTCCCGTTCGGGTCCACCGGCTGCATCAGGTCCACCTCCACGCGGAACGGCCCGACACCGGCCACGATGATGTCCTCGTCGACGTTCTCGCGCTCGCTGCGATAGGTGCCGTGGGGCTCGA
This is a stretch of genomic DNA from Archangium violaceum. It encodes these proteins:
- a CDS encoding dihydrolipoyl dehydrogenase family protein gives rise to the protein MADAFDVVVIGGGPAGENAAGRTAAGGLSTALVETERLGGECSFWACIPSKALLRPPEVHWMARHSPGVRESVKGPLDAAKVLARRDEMVHGYDDSSQEKWARGAKLEVVRGHGRLAGPRKVAVTLRDGSTRELTARRAVVLATGSRARIPDIPGLREAHPWTNREGTGAKSVPRRLVVLGGGVVAAELAQAWRGLGAEEVTLVQRGPTLLNRLEPFARELVEKSLRESGVTVRTKAQATRVHRAGGKGEVTVTLDTGETLRADELLVALGREVATRDVGLETVGLTPGKPVEVDEQLRARGVEGGWLYACGDVNGRNLLTHMGKYQARLLGDHILGKQVEAWADQRATPQIIFTHPQVAAVGLTEDEARERGLPVRAVQVGLDSVAGTSLLGDGYEGAVKLVVDEKRRVLLGATFVGPEVGELLHSATIAVAGEVPLDTLWHAVPAFPSVSEVWLRLLEAYGL
- a CDS encoding VOC family protein, giving the protein MTTRPFRILGLQQVAIGGPDKAPLRKLWVDVLGLEPHGTYRSERENVDEDIIVAGVGPFRVEVDLMQPVDPNGKPRVHDPALNHLGLWVDDLRAAVGWLEGQGVRFAPGGIRKGAAGFDVTFIHPKGNDQFPIGGEGVLIELVQAPPEVISAFDTLAKASAAHKP
- a CDS encoding Tox-REase-5 domain-containing protein, with product MDGRITGSSFRHRRLTHLESAEATERGAKTGAAASAMADASGEEPASSGTDVQVVGGALDRRGSAAAEDREGTGLGWPDGVGDGRPYEIPITLDYFQGFLVQAGVPTTAVPRDGRTLSPQQALELVPHLLSTPVTLGNFGLRRMAAHLLLGVAMGGAPVSRDELHARMRRFSQLLVLRPDGYLVEATSGLAVQKAGPVVLAEDGTLRAGRFEVGPFYAIAGGRLFPVDETLEVPHGARPAGLYEPDDNAGLAVAEGAVLAVVDMVEGLYRLVFYTGETLEGLAQLPGAVRQLYENSPRLWEEFRHKPHAEKVRTVARLVTGAVLMVGTSGAGAAKAASWGGKLGSIPVPLLSLSGDGLLAVRLVAVPVGGAVAIAGNALSATYVLHMAHTGAQGAGNGGGWPPVGGPGQWGEDTSRMSEQARSYQAQVTGAPKGWCYRVCRGADCVEYDGYDPKSGTLLEAKARGYDKWFDKDLKARFMYEGADDMVKQARRQLRLAGGLRVRWHVAEHRMVAILKKLFKENNIEGIEVVHTLPLPGA